Proteins from a single region of Platichthys flesus chromosome 16, fPlaFle2.1, whole genome shotgun sequence:
- the s1pr5a gene encoding sphingosine 1-phosphate receptor 5a, with product MSHAAYAAVGPSEMPMPPSSGNLLRMFREYQSNLVIIEHYNYTGKLNKNKYTDGLKPEAIAFLLVCLLIIAENAVVLIAIWKNKKFHVPMYYLLGNLTLSDLLAGFTYMVNLIASGSNTLNLTPVLWFLREGGVFIMLAASVISLLAIAIERHVTMVRMKPYQGDKQGRMFALIGASWVLSVFLGVLPVLGWNCMGQLDQCSTVLPLFAKSYILFCITIFSAILMSIVVLYVRIFRIVKSNTQHLASVPQRKGLYRKSQKYMALLKTVTIVLGVFIACWLPLFIFLLLDFCCPAKSCEVLFKADYFLGIAMFNSLLNPIIYTLTSKDMRKAIIRLLCRPCLLTKDGHVKKIGIPFLECSTSKTDAASHRLEGLETTVSSGNCTPSTIKAIYPRMSKT from the coding sequence ATGTCCCACGCTGCCTACGCTGCCGTGGGCCCGTCTGAGATGCCCATGCCGCCGTCCTCTGGAAACCTGCTGAGGATGTTTCGTGAGTACCAGAGCAACTTGGTCATCATAGAGCACTACAACTACACGGGCAAGCTGAATAAGAACAAGTACACGGACGGACTCAAACCGGAGGCCATCGCCTTCCTGCTGGTCTGCCTGCTCATCATTGCGGAGAACGCCGTGGTGCTAATCGCCATCTGGAAGAACAAGAAGTTCCACGTGCCCATGTACTACCTGCTGGGCAACCTGACCCTCTCCGACCTGCTCGCCGGCTTCACCTACATGGTGAACCTCATAGCATCCGGCTCCAACACGCTCAACCTGACCCCGGTGCTGTGGTtcctgagggaggggggggtgttcaTCATGCTGGCCGCCTCTGTCATCAGCCTGCTGGCCATCGCCATCGAGCGCCACGTGACCATGGTGAGGATGAAGCCGTACCAGGGGGACAAGCAGGGCCGCATGTTCGCCCTGATCGGGGCGAGCTGGGTGTTGTCCGTGTTCCTGGGGGTCCTGCCCGTCCTGGGCTGGAACTGCATGGGACAGCTGGACCAGTGCTCCACGGTCCTGCCGCTCTTCGCCAAAAGCTACATCCTCTTCTGCATCACCATCTTCAGCGCCATCCTCATGTCCATCGTGGTGCTGTACGTCCGCATCTTCCGCATCGTCAAGTCCAACACTCAGCACCTGGCGTCGGTTCCCCAGCGCAAGGGCCTCTACCGCAAGTCCCAGAAGTACATGGCCCTGCTGAAGACGGTCACCATCGTCCTGGGGGTCTTCATCGCCTGCTGGCTgcccctcttcatcttcctgctgctggactTCTGCTGTCCGGCCAAAAGCTGCGAGGTGCTCTTCAAGGCCGACTACTTCCTGGGCATCGCCATGTTCAACTCCCTCCTCAACCCCATCATCTACACGCTGACCAGCAAGGACATGAGGAAGGCCATCATCCGGCTGCTGTGCCGGCCCTGCCTCCTGACGAAGGACGGACACGTGAAGAAGATCGGGATTCCCTTCCTGGAGTGCAGCACCAGTAAAACGGACGCGGCCTCTCACAGGCTGGAGGGGCTGGAGACGACGGTGTCCTCCGGTAACTGTACACCCTCGACCATCAAGGCCATTTACCCCAGGATGAGCAAGACATGA